One Mycolicibacterium fortuitum subsp. fortuitum genomic window carries:
- a CDS encoding FadR/GntR family transcriptional regulator → MERVARTSIVDVVIARLRDEIRNGNWPVGTKIPTEATLVDVLGVSRPSVREAVRSLVQAGLLESRQGDGTYVVAEDETTVALQRVVDAADRAEAQLVRHTLEVLAAREAATHRSKADVDALRVALQGRRTAKAKADLDAFIDHDVAFHIGVARASHNVLLLDFYRSFEGAMRDPAHGAFCMSAPEDPHRDFHNDLFHAIQRGDHGAATRAAIYGLDVHERHLHAVGS, encoded by the coding sequence ATGGAGAGGGTCGCACGGACCTCCATCGTCGACGTCGTCATCGCCAGATTGCGCGACGAGATTCGTAACGGCAACTGGCCGGTAGGAACCAAGATCCCCACGGAGGCGACACTCGTAGATGTGTTGGGCGTGAGCCGTCCGTCCGTGCGCGAGGCAGTGCGCTCGCTCGTGCAGGCCGGCTTGTTGGAGTCTCGGCAGGGCGACGGGACATACGTGGTCGCCGAGGACGAGACGACGGTGGCGCTGCAGCGGGTCGTCGATGCCGCGGATCGAGCCGAAGCGCAGCTGGTGCGTCATACGCTGGAAGTACTCGCCGCTCGTGAAGCTGCGACTCACCGCTCGAAGGCCGATGTGGACGCGCTGCGCGTGGCCCTCCAGGGCCGCCGGACCGCGAAAGCCAAGGCCGACCTCGACGCGTTCATCGACCATGACGTCGCTTTTCACATCGGCGTGGCCCGCGCTTCGCACAACGTGCTGCTGCTCGATTTCTACCGGTCTTTCGAAGGCGCGATGCGCGATCCCGCACACGGCGCGTTCTGCATGAGCGCTCCCGAAGATCCCCACCGGGACTTCCACAACGATCTGTTTCACGCGATCCAACGAGGTGACCACGGTGCGGCAACCCGCGCCGCGATCTACGGCCTCGACGTCCACGAGCGCCATCTGCACGCGGTCGGTAGCTGA
- a CDS encoding VTT domain-containing protein — MIDIALPEATTNLALMPDFMDPLHLIGSFGTWALVGILVVVFVESGVLFPVLPGDSLLFVAGMLAAGTAAQGTAVDANFALWQLLVFIPLAAILGGQAGYLIGRFIGVEMFKPDARVLKQKYLDEAHAFFEQRGPFAIVIARFVPIVRTLAPIVAGAAKMRYSVFTTFNVLGAIVWGVGLVLLGYWLGQFEIIQKLLEPIFILIVVASVAPMFFEWFKRRRAAKKAAAPQS, encoded by the coding sequence GTGATCGACATCGCCCTCCCTGAGGCTACGACCAATCTGGCGCTCATGCCGGATTTCATGGATCCGCTGCACCTCATCGGATCCTTCGGCACCTGGGCCCTGGTGGGCATCCTCGTCGTCGTCTTCGTCGAGTCCGGGGTGCTGTTCCCGGTCCTTCCCGGCGACTCGTTGTTGTTCGTCGCGGGCATGCTCGCCGCGGGCACCGCCGCCCAGGGAACGGCAGTGGACGCCAACTTCGCGCTCTGGCAGCTACTGGTGTTCATCCCGCTGGCGGCCATCCTCGGCGGTCAGGCCGGCTACCTCATCGGCCGGTTCATCGGCGTCGAGATGTTCAAGCCCGACGCCCGGGTCCTCAAGCAGAAGTACCTCGACGAGGCCCACGCGTTCTTCGAGCAGCGCGGCCCGTTCGCGATCGTCATCGCCCGGTTCGTGCCGATCGTGCGCACCCTGGCACCGATCGTCGCCGGGGCCGCCAAGATGCGTTATTCGGTGTTCACCACGTTCAACGTGCTGGGCGCGATCGTGTGGGGTGTCGGCCTCGTCCTGCTCGGCTACTGGCTGGGCCAGTTCGAGATCATCCAGAAGCTGCTCGAGCCGATCTTCATCCTGATCGTCGTGGCCTCGGTGGCCCCGATGTTCTTCGAATGGTTCAAGCGTCGCCGGGCCGCCAAGAAGGCCGCCGCCCCACAGTCCTAA
- a CDS encoding XdhC family protein, translated as MREVLADALAVWRAGGTAGMATVVRTFRSAPRPAGASMMVAPDGTVTGSVSGGCVEGAVYELAGDVVAEGTPVLQRYGVSDDDAFAVGLTCGGILDVFVEPVSQRTFPELQALVDDIEAHRPVATATVIAHPDPTRLGRRLVIRADEVTGTLGSARADSAVTDDARGLLDTGRSGVLTFGPDGERRGEGMEVFVSSFAPPPRMLVFGAIDFAAAVARQGSLLGYRVTVCDARPVFATAARFPTADEVVVDWPNRYLEAQAAAGAIDGRTVICLLTHDPKFDVPLLEVALRLPEIGYIGAMGSRRTHDDRIARLREIGLTDEELARLSSPIGLDLGARTPEETAVSIAAEIIARRWGGTGTPLSGTGGRIHHEHNEPSELRSGQ; from the coding sequence GTGAGAGAAGTGCTCGCCGATGCTCTGGCCGTGTGGCGTGCCGGCGGCACCGCGGGCATGGCAACGGTGGTGCGCACATTCCGTTCCGCGCCACGGCCTGCCGGGGCATCCATGATGGTCGCCCCTGACGGCACGGTGACCGGCTCGGTATCCGGCGGCTGTGTCGAAGGCGCCGTATACGAACTCGCGGGCGACGTGGTCGCCGAGGGCACACCCGTGCTGCAGCGTTACGGAGTCAGTGACGACGACGCCTTCGCCGTGGGGCTGACCTGTGGCGGCATCCTCGATGTGTTCGTCGAGCCCGTGTCGCAGCGGACGTTCCCCGAACTGCAAGCGCTGGTCGACGACATCGAGGCCCATCGGCCTGTCGCGACCGCGACGGTGATCGCCCATCCTGACCCGACCCGGTTGGGCCGACGACTGGTCATCCGCGCCGACGAGGTCACCGGCACGCTCGGCTCGGCCCGGGCGGACAGCGCGGTTACCGACGACGCTCGCGGCCTGCTCGACACCGGCCGCAGCGGGGTCCTGACGTTCGGTCCCGATGGCGAACGTCGCGGCGAGGGAATGGAAGTCTTCGTCTCCAGCTTTGCGCCGCCCCCGCGGATGCTGGTGTTCGGCGCCATCGACTTCGCTGCTGCCGTCGCCCGGCAGGGCTCGTTGCTCGGCTACCGCGTCACGGTGTGTGACGCTCGCCCGGTTTTCGCCACCGCGGCGCGCTTCCCGACCGCTGACGAGGTCGTCGTCGACTGGCCCAATCGATACCTGGAGGCGCAGGCCGCTGCGGGCGCGATCGACGGCCGCACGGTCATCTGCCTGCTCACCCACGATCCGAAGTTCGATGTGCCGTTGCTGGAGGTGGCTTTGCGGCTGCCGGAGATCGGCTACATCGGTGCGATGGGCTCGCGGCGCACCCATGACGACCGGATCGCCCGGCTACGCGAGATCGGTCTGACCGACGAAGAACTCGCGAGGTTGTCCAGCCCCATCGGATTGGACCTGGGTGCCAGGACACCCGAAGAGACTGCGGTGTCGATCGCGGCCGAGATCATCGCCCGACGCTGGGGCGGCACGGGGACCCCGCTGAGCGGCACAGGCGGCCGCATTCATCATGAACACAACGAACCGAGTGAATTGAGGAGTGGTCAGTGA
- a CDS encoding LLM class F420-dependent oxidoreductase has protein sequence MTRAKIDFPSRIGVWWASDTWSMPDAQQVAREIEALGFGSLFLPEVVGKEALTQSAAFLAATERLVIGTGIANIHVRVPSAAESGARTLTALHPGRFVLGLGVSHGPLVEHGLGGTYAKPLATMRTYLDRMAAVPEQIEPGVGRPPRLIAALGPKMIELSGSHADGAHPYLVTPEHTATTREILGPDRWVVSEQAVAIGGDDADQLARAHKHLEVYSGLPNYRNSWLRQGFDESDLMRGGSDRLARGLVGMGSADQAAAVITAHLDAGADHVVVQALGENPTADPRPALRELAAALGLG, from the coding sequence GTGACACGAGCCAAGATCGATTTCCCCAGCCGGATCGGTGTGTGGTGGGCCAGCGACACGTGGTCGATGCCCGACGCGCAGCAGGTCGCACGGGAGATCGAAGCCCTCGGATTCGGCTCGCTGTTTCTTCCCGAGGTGGTCGGCAAGGAAGCCCTCACCCAGTCGGCGGCGTTCCTGGCCGCCACCGAACGTCTCGTGATCGGCACCGGCATCGCCAACATCCACGTCCGGGTGCCGTCGGCGGCAGAGTCCGGGGCGCGCACCTTGACCGCGCTTCATCCGGGACGGTTCGTGCTCGGACTGGGCGTCAGCCACGGCCCGCTGGTCGAGCACGGCCTGGGCGGCACCTATGCCAAGCCGCTGGCCACGATGCGCACCTACCTGGACCGGATGGCTGCGGTGCCCGAGCAGATCGAACCCGGGGTCGGTCGCCCGCCCCGTCTGATTGCCGCCCTGGGACCGAAGATGATCGAGCTGTCCGGTTCGCATGCCGACGGCGCGCACCCGTACCTGGTGACGCCCGAGCACACCGCGACCACGCGCGAGATCCTGGGACCGGACCGCTGGGTGGTGTCAGAACAAGCCGTCGCGATCGGCGGTGACGACGCCGACCAGCTGGCTCGGGCGCACAAGCACCTTGAGGTCTACAGCGGGCTGCCCAACTACCGAAACTCGTGGCTGCGGCAGGGCTTCGACGAATCCGACCTGATGCGGGGCGGTTCGGACCGGCTGGCGCGCGGACTCGTCGGCATGGGTTCGGCCGATCAGGCGGCAGCGGTGATCACCGCCCACCTGGATGCCGGCGCCGATCACGTCGTCGTTCAGGCGTTGGGGGAGAACCCGACGGCTGATCCGCGTCCGGCTCTGCGTGAACTGGCCGCGGCGCTGGGCCTCGGTTAG